In Ischnura elegans chromosome 3, ioIscEleg1.1, whole genome shotgun sequence, the sequence tttataattggataTATTTTCCATAGGTTTCGGTCGAAGGCTATGAGAAAATAGGAACTCAGTACATGTTGAGCGGAATACAAGTGAAAGAGGAACCATTGTGTGCAATATTGGAGAAATTTGGACCTGTGATAATGAACCCCCATGACACGGAGACAACTAACTTCAAAATGGAATGTCCTATCGTGAAGGTAAGCAAttcatttatacaatttttccAAGAGATATAATAATtcttatcgttgaaaatgtagagAGTTTCTGCAAAAGACTCCTTTTTTGTAGCAATATCTTTCAAGACCTGTGAGGATTCTTCTGTTTCCTGGGGCATCTTGCTGAAACGGTTTTAACATATTCAGCTATTGTTGCTTTCTCGTCTTCCTCTAAAAGGAGTTACATAGAAGTCTGGActgaatcaattttttcaataacttcatACAATTCAATTGCATTCTGTAAAAAGTTTCTGtgattttaaaagctatttttaatgaatttgtgaagaattttatgaaagagaaatgaagggCAAAATTTCTTTCTAAAGAGGCTGGGGAGAGAcaattaaagcattaaaatttaaatacatgttGGATGAAGCCTTTACTCACTGTTTTGATGGATAAATTtgaacatatatgtatatattatcaCAGCCAGCTTTCCttaaaaattagcatttattatCATAAAGTGAAAAGGCAGCATGGAAATATGTAATGGCAAGGCGAACTTCACCTGATGCGTGAGCATTCCTGGGAGATAACAAGTTTGGTTACTTTTGCTGAGGGTAGGAGGGGTATTGCAGTGTTGATGGCATTGATCTCATAACACAGGAAGGCCagcctacccttcccttacccttataTGTAGGAGGTTAGagggatggtaagggaaggagtactatggaagggtagacgaaggatagtTCTACcctacccttccttacctatcgaGTGTAGAGGAACGTTAGACGGATGATAAAGGAGGGAGATCCAAGGAAGAGTTGACGAAGAATAGTCCTTCCCTTCCCTTAGCCTTAAAGGATGTTGaacagatggtaagggaaggagttccaaggaatggTAGATGAAGGATagttctacccttcccttacccttaatggagtgtagaggaagggtagatgaaTGATAAagaaaggagttccaaggaagggtagacgaagaaTAGTCCtgcccttcccttacccttaaagGATGTTGgacagatggtaagggaaggagttccaaggaatggTAGATGAATGATAGTCCTGCCCTTCCCTTATACTCAatggagttccaaggaagggtagatgaaggatagtcctacccttcccttatcCTTAatggagttccaaggaagggtagatgaaGAATAGTCCTACCCTTCTCTTACCCTTGtgtgtagaggaagggtagatggGTGGTAACTACCAGTCATGGAGggtactacccttcctttacccttcatttAACCACCGTGGAGGAATTCATTTTTATCAGGGCTCTTCAGTGAAAAAAGGAATAGGAGTCAAGTAAAGCATTAGTTTGGTTTTACGCTCGCAcgtattaaatgcaaaatatcaaaaattcTCACCCATGTTAAATGGGGATCGATTCGTCAAATGTTTATAATTGCTGAAATTGGGGGAAGgggtaaaaatagcaaaaatgtgCTAACATGATTATTGAATGCTCCTTTTTACTCGACATATACTCCTTTTCAGGGAACGTACTTCTTGAAGAATTTCCGCACAGACGAAAAGAACTTCCCTGAGGACGTGCCCGGGAATAATTGGAGATTTGATGTCAAGGGCCGATATCCTGAGATGGTGGACACCACCCTTTTCCATTTACAAACTTACTTGAAGGTGGAAAGGGACGTAGCATACTGGAAGCCTGGTGCAAAGTGAAGCCTTCTTAATAGAAATCCAGGACATGCAATTTATATGAACAGTTTCActaatgttcaattttttatttaggaattCAAGATATAAACCTAATATGTTCTCATTTACTCAACTGCGAGCAGTAAAAAATTTCCTGGAGATACTAATGCCACATGTTATTCATATGCTTTAAGTAATGTAAATGTGCAGTCGTTATTACCGGATTGTCTACGGACTATAAATTACCTTTAATAAATACATCGTCAtttacgaggtaccgtgcaagccaccaccaaggTATGTGACACGAGAAATGCATATTGCACTAGAATATATATGATGCACCCGCTGATGTTTTAACACCTTATGTCCCGGGACATCCATTAGCGACCGATTGCATATTACCACTCTCCACTTCAAACAAATGCAATCATGTACATATATGGAGGGTATTAATACATGTATACCAATATGTGCATGctaccaggggcacagctaggaattaaggtaaGGCGTGGTtataggtgcaactaatagtGGGGGCTCTCTAATATCTGTCAGTATAAGCGTGGGGACCCTCACCCAGAAaactttttagataaatggttcaaaattgtgagttttatggctttctgagggatattttattaaaccttacactattctataaataatgtTAATCCAATAatgcaaaatggattaaacttaaaagtttctctgatccctggggggggggagggttatccctcaaaacccccccttgctgcgccgcTGCATGCTACATATATTGGTTTCAACGTTCTCTTCGTAGGAGGAACAAAAGGTAAagcatttcaaattcattccacTTATTCTAGCAGTAGGTACTTGTGACAATGGTTTCAGGGGGAGATATGACcgcccaaattttatcaaaaagtttatatttttattattttaatagtttttgtatccttgtgaaGGAATGCAGGTAGTGTACATAAGAGTGCATGGCCACAAGTCCCAAACATGAGagaaatttgagtttttatttatcgtagagcgtatcactccctgcaaaatattttacatgggagTTCGTCTCTCTCTTCCATACTCCCCAATCGCAGGTCATGACCTCCATCCCAAATTTGATTCTGAATCTGCCCCTGAATGGTTTATCCTATGTGGaggcaagggcatacccaggatcataacgaGAGAATGGCAAGCCAACTTGTGCCATTTTATCATgcaaaaggtgaatgaaactaacatttcaagaaaattgtaacagcgctttattagtttatgagattatttccttgaaacaatagttttattttagttatatatcttttactaatacatatcattttttgtgggtttaaagaaaatttggtgaataccttcgtttcaattcagtagtgattttgcttaaagacttatgagctttttgcttcaagggggggcagctgccctctttgcccctcgctgggcacaGTGTGTGGAGCATCTAATTACGGCAAAAATCTAATGAGGATCAGTTTTCACTTTGTGCACAGTGAGAGAGCTGAAATCTTactaaatacagcagactcccgattatccgactgcggtttatccgtgttgcgtattatccgtgcatgatttttcactctcgctcaattttttccgcgatctttataaaaaaaatcggtagcaaaatcatcggaattacagcattaatgccaggatacaccggttttattatttccgttagaattcccttcgtaaaacggaagcggtCACGCGCTTGCTGCATTCACGAgagctccgtgttcctgttttccaagcctcgcaatgAGAGACCGCGCTCTGTGCTCACGGATACACGTCGCACAGCAATTGCaacccaacttgtgcgagacgcgactgcgtggtgtggtgcctgacagagtagtttccgacgtcgagcagtggttttgaagcatttgtgcaaaccacttttctgtatccgtgatcacacagccacggatgggTGGTTTTttaaaccaggccttacatggagcattaataacacGAATAcatacaaccatgttatcgccactaaaaagatcgcgaactggcgaagaaagctctcaattagtccgggaagcactcttaaataatagaataagtgcacaaataataatagattgtttgttttacgtaaattatggacattacaagacatttaagtgaaagtttgtattatccgtgtttttcggtcactcgtgccgtctctccccatcattagcccggataatcgggagtgtactgtaagtGGGCTAGTACTTTGTCTCTTCAATAGGAGCATGAGATATTTTCAGCTTTTCGATCAATACCCCCTTTAAACAAAATTTGCATCTACATACTAACATGTAGACCGCCTAGAATGTCTATACATGGCTGGAGATGATAAGACACCAGGCTGTTGATTTGTACGaagatactaaaatattttagggTACATgttgacagtggcgcagcgaggggggttttgggggataacccacccccccagagctcagacaattttttaaagtttaatctattttatttaattggattaatattacttatagaatagtgcgaggattaataaaatatccctcagaaggccgtaaaactcaccatttagaaccatttatcttaaaaatttctggtggagggccctcgcacctcccgcttaccctggtagATATGCTATACCCCCAGACCCCCCtgcattagttgcgcctgaaacccaccctagcctcaattcctagctgcacccttgCGTGAGACTCAGCTTCCTGAGTTTTGCCTGGAAATTCTTagttctttattttttgaaagaataacGCATTCCAGTACATATGCGTTCGAAAATATAGTgctcttattttatcttttatgtcGGACTAGGTTTTACAGTGTGGTTCTATTATAACATCCTCCTGTTACCTGAAAGGTATGAATTAATGTTAATGGCAATCTACATTAAATTGCTAATAGAGAGTTGTACCAGGAATAGAGAGAGA encodes:
- the LOC124155023 gene encoding uncharacterized protein LOC124155023 isoform X2, with protein sequence MHPKAVAEVTAYSKAVGHQEEESRIELLNPLIKKIYQSADMSSKASSQGPWMRSRGSSWIKAGPIIAYIACSALLIVVEAEVSVEGYEKIGTQYMLSGIQVKEEPLCAILEKFGPVIMNPHDTETTNFKMECPIVKGTYFLKNFRTDEKNFPEDVPGNNWRFDVKGRYPEMVDTTLFHLQTYLKVERDVAYWKPGAK